Proteins co-encoded in one Kutzneria chonburiensis genomic window:
- a CDS encoding methionyl-tRNA formyltransferase: MRVAMFGYQTWGHRTLRALIDAGHEVALVVTHPVSDHAYERIWADSVADLAAEHGIKVLLRDRPDDAELLAELRAADLDLIVANNWRTWLPPSVFELPRHGTLNIHDSLLPAYAGFSPIIWALLNDEPAVGVTAHMMDGELDAGGIVLQRSVEVGPKDTATDLFHRTVDLIAPLTAEAIKLIEQGFAPQPQDRSKASFFHKRAKRDSLIDWNWTPEYIERMVRAQSDPYPNAFTYHRGQELRIVKASVSTGHYGGTPGRIFYREGDGVVIVAGPDARRGTLPGLVVERVRTADGTELAATDYFTTMGGYLTSS, encoded by the coding sequence ATGCGCGTCGCGATGTTCGGCTACCAGACCTGGGGGCACCGCACCCTGCGGGCCCTGATCGACGCCGGTCACGAGGTCGCGCTGGTGGTCACGCACCCGGTCAGCGACCACGCGTACGAGCGGATCTGGGCCGACTCGGTGGCCGACCTGGCCGCCGAGCACGGCATCAAGGTGCTGCTGCGGGACCGCCCCGACGACGCCGAGCTGCTGGCCGAGCTGCGCGCCGCCGACCTCGACCTGATCGTGGCCAACAACTGGCGGACCTGGCTGCCGCCGTCGGTGTTCGAGCTGCCCCGGCACGGCACGCTCAACATCCACGACTCGCTGCTGCCGGCCTACGCCGGCTTCTCCCCGATCATCTGGGCGCTGCTCAACGACGAGCCCGCGGTCGGCGTGACCGCGCACATGATGGACGGCGAGCTCGACGCCGGCGGCATCGTGCTCCAGCGGTCGGTCGAGGTCGGCCCCAAGGACACCGCCACCGATCTGTTCCACCGCACCGTCGATCTGATCGCGCCGCTCACCGCCGAGGCGATCAAGCTGATCGAGCAGGGTTTCGCGCCGCAGCCGCAGGACCGGTCCAAGGCCAGCTTCTTCCACAAGCGGGCCAAGCGGGACAGCCTGATCGACTGGAACTGGACGCCGGAGTACATCGAGCGCATGGTGCGGGCCCAGTCCGACCCGTACCCGAACGCGTTCACCTACCACCGCGGCCAGGAGCTGCGGATCGTCAAGGCGTCGGTGTCGACCGGCCACTACGGCGGCACGCCCGGCCGCATCTTCTACCGCGAGGGCGACGGCGTGGTCATCGTGGCCGGGCCGGACGCGCGCCGCGGCACCTTGCCCGGTCTCGTCGTGGAGCGTGTGCGCACCGCCGACGGGACCGAGCTCGCCGCCACCGACTACTTCACGACCATGGGCGGCTACCTCACTAGCAGCTGA
- a CDS encoding M14 family zinc carboxypeptidase, whose product MTVVVTAALVACTPTPADPPSPTTTPSRTYDGKALSDARHPAGASPLPGGRNDYRQLADVRADIEQTAKARPDIVRTLPLAHKTVQGKDGPALEISHRVTAEDGRPVFLLMGGIHGNEWPGVDVATDFAMDLAEQDGRDSRVTRLLDQVRVIIVPVVNPDGFDASRSGKVPDKRKNCDPTCGTKVDPETGADGAGVDLNRNFGVNWGGVGSGAKQSDGDYRGPKAFSEPESQNIRDLVASRQVTVAVGLHTYGDMNLRPPGQNASALTPDETLYAELGQQMADANGYPNKLSRDLYETSGTAEEWSYYTTGGLGFETELNGDSNHGPFKSSMLDQYAGEREALLRDAEAAANPRYHARITGTAHGQLQLSKPGLRSTMTADGAFTWDVNPSIRPGTDGRGIEENWTLKCPGRTVPVTVGRGETTKVSC is encoded by the coding sequence GTGACGGTTGTCGTCACCGCCGCGCTCGTCGCCTGCACCCCGACGCCGGCGGACCCGCCGTCGCCGACGACGACCCCGTCCAGGACGTACGACGGGAAAGCGCTCTCCGACGCCCGGCACCCGGCCGGCGCGTCGCCGCTTCCCGGTGGTCGCAACGACTATCGCCAGCTGGCCGACGTCCGTGCGGACATCGAGCAGACGGCGAAGGCCCGGCCGGACATCGTCCGCACGCTGCCGTTGGCGCACAAGACGGTCCAGGGCAAGGACGGCCCGGCCCTGGAGATCTCCCACCGGGTGACCGCCGAGGACGGCCGGCCGGTGTTCCTGCTGATGGGCGGCATCCACGGCAACGAGTGGCCCGGCGTGGACGTGGCGACGGACTTCGCCATGGACCTGGCCGAGCAGGACGGCCGCGACTCACGCGTCACCCGGCTGCTCGACCAGGTGCGGGTGATCATCGTGCCGGTGGTCAATCCCGACGGCTTCGACGCCTCACGCAGCGGCAAGGTCCCGGACAAGCGCAAGAACTGCGATCCCACCTGCGGCACCAAGGTCGACCCGGAGACCGGGGCCGACGGCGCGGGCGTGGACCTGAACCGCAACTTCGGCGTCAACTGGGGCGGCGTCGGCTCCGGCGCCAAGCAGTCCGACGGCGACTACCGCGGCCCCAAGGCGTTCTCCGAGCCGGAGTCGCAGAACATCCGCGATCTCGTCGCGAGCCGCCAGGTGACGGTCGCGGTCGGCCTGCACACCTACGGCGACATGAACCTGCGCCCGCCCGGCCAGAACGCGAGCGCCCTCACCCCGGACGAGACGCTGTACGCCGAGCTGGGCCAGCAGATGGCCGACGCCAACGGCTACCCGAACAAGCTGAGCCGCGACCTGTACGAGACGAGCGGCACGGCCGAGGAATGGTCGTACTACACGACCGGCGGCCTCGGGTTCGAGACCGAGCTCAATGGCGACAGCAACCACGGGCCGTTCAAGAGCAGCATGCTCGACCAGTACGCCGGCGAGCGCGAGGCGCTGCTCCGCGACGCCGAAGCGGCGGCGAATCCCCGGTACCACGCCAGAATCACCGGTACCGCCCACGGCCAGCTCCAGCTGTCCAAGCCCGGGCTGCGCAGCACGATGACCGCCGACGGCGCGTTCACCTGGGACGTCAACCCGTCGATCCGCCCCGGCACGGACGGCCGGGGCATCGAGGAGAACTGGACCCTCAAGTGCCCCGGCCGAACCGTGCCGGTGACCGTCGGACGAGGTGAGACGACGAAGGTCAGCTGCTAG
- a CDS encoding YciI family protein translates to MKYLLMIYGNQEKWNSFPPEQIQEVIAKVDAFNQRYHATGELLGAYGLGDATEAKLVRRVNGQPAVTDGPYLETKEYMASFYLLEVADEARAREIAADMPMADEEPIEMWPVPHVAF, encoded by the coding sequence ATGAAGTACCTGCTGATGATCTACGGCAACCAGGAGAAGTGGAACTCGTTCCCGCCCGAGCAGATCCAGGAGGTGATCGCCAAGGTGGACGCGTTCAACCAGCGCTACCACGCCACCGGCGAGCTGCTCGGCGCCTACGGCCTCGGCGACGCCACCGAGGCCAAGCTGGTCCGCCGGGTCAACGGCCAGCCGGCCGTCACCGACGGCCCGTACCTGGAGACCAAGGAGTACATGGCCAGCTTCTACCTGCTCGAGGTGGCCGACGAGGCCAGGGCCCGGGAGATCGCGGCCGACATGCCGATGGCCGACGAGGAGCCGATCGAGATGTGGCCCGTGCCGCACGTGGCGTTCTGA
- a CDS encoding DUF6069 family protein: MDTTVTARRTLPVWAVSVLALLVAAVVTELYGLLLPLVGIPMLVGNILEGVPSPITVGMFAMGCAFAGFWGTILAVLIARFARRPARTYVVTTSILVAVSLLSPLTGVGPLSTRIALCVAHLIAAAIVIPVVARRLA, encoded by the coding sequence ATGGACACTACCGTCACCGCCCGCCGCACACTCCCGGTGTGGGCCGTCAGCGTGTTGGCCCTGCTCGTCGCGGCCGTCGTCACCGAGCTCTACGGCCTGCTGCTGCCGCTCGTCGGCATCCCCATGCTCGTCGGCAACATCCTGGAGGGGGTGCCCAGCCCGATCACCGTCGGCATGTTCGCCATGGGCTGCGCCTTCGCCGGCTTCTGGGGCACCATCCTGGCCGTGCTGATCGCCCGCTTCGCCCGCAGGCCCGCGCGTACTTATGTCGTCACGACATCAATACTGGTCGCCGTGTCCCTGCTCAGCCCCCTGACCGGCGTCGGGCCGCTGTCCACCCGCATCGCCCTGTGCGTCGCCCACCTCATCGCCGCCGCCATCGTCATCCCGGTGGTGGCCCGCCGCCTGGCGTAA
- a CDS encoding aminoglycoside phosphotransferase family protein, translating to MSHDLGPPPRRISVHTAQVRRLIDEQFPRWAGLPVRPVAKSGWDNVTFHLGDEMLVRLPSAAEYALAVDKEHRWLPALAPRLPQPIPVPLAKGQPDEDYPFSWSIYRWLPGAPARADLIADPVRFALDLAEFLAALQGIDAADGPQPGKHNWFRGGTLRTFDALTRRAIATLDIAEAAAVWQAALDAPWSGVDVWFHGDVAAGNLLLSNGELAAIIDFGTCGVGDPSCDLAIAWTLLTADGRQAFRSRLAIDDATWARGRGWALWKTLVTCAQGGEEAAAARRVLDGILADDR from the coding sequence ATGTCGCATGATCTCGGCCCGCCGCCCCGACGGATCTCCGTCCACACGGCGCAGGTACGCCGGCTGATCGACGAGCAGTTTCCGCGGTGGGCCGGCCTTCCGGTGCGGCCGGTGGCCAAGAGTGGTTGGGACAACGTCACGTTCCACCTCGGCGACGAGATGCTGGTGCGCCTGCCCAGCGCCGCCGAATACGCGTTGGCCGTGGACAAGGAACACCGGTGGCTGCCGGCGCTGGCTCCCCGCCTGCCGCAGCCGATCCCGGTCCCGTTGGCCAAGGGCCAACCAGACGAGGACTATCCCTTCTCCTGGTCGATCTACCGGTGGCTGCCGGGCGCACCGGCCCGTGCCGACCTCATTGCCGACCCTGTCCGCTTCGCCCTCGACCTGGCCGAGTTCCTGGCCGCGTTGCAGGGCATCGACGCCGCCGACGGTCCCCAGCCGGGCAAGCACAACTGGTTCCGTGGCGGCACTTTGCGCACCTTCGACGCCCTGACACGGCGCGCGATCGCCACCTTGGACATCGCCGAGGCCGCCGCGGTGTGGCAGGCCGCCTTGGACGCCCCCTGGAGCGGCGTCGACGTCTGGTTCCACGGCGACGTGGCCGCGGGAAACCTCTTGCTGTCCAACGGGGAACTCGCCGCGATCATCGACTTCGGCACCTGCGGCGTCGGCGATCCGTCCTGTGACCTGGCGATCGCCTGGACCCTGCTGACCGCGGACGGCCGGCAGGCGTTCCGCTCGCGCCTCGCGATCGACGACGCGACCTGGGCCCGCGGCCGCGGCTGGGCCCTCTGGAAGACGCTCGTCACGTGCGCTCAAGGTGGCGAGGAGGCAGCAGCCGCGCGTCGTGTGCTCGACGGCATCTTGGCGGATGACCGCTGA
- a CDS encoding SRPBCC domain-containing protein, whose product MPRTDKASRLIAAPPARVYAAFVDPDELLAWLPPGDMTGRFDHFDARTGGSYRLTLTYPDAGTGKTTTDSDVVEARFVEVVPGVRVVQAVDFVSDDPAYAGTMIMTWAVAAAESGTRVEIRADNVPDGISAEDHAVGLASSLANLAAHVEN is encoded by the coding sequence ATGCCACGCACCGACAAGGCGTCCCGCCTGATCGCCGCCCCGCCGGCGCGGGTGTACGCGGCCTTCGTCGATCCGGATGAGCTGTTGGCCTGGCTGCCGCCGGGCGACATGACCGGCCGGTTCGACCACTTCGACGCGCGGACCGGCGGCTCGTACCGGCTGACGCTGACCTATCCGGACGCCGGCACGGGCAAGACCACGACCGACTCCGACGTGGTCGAGGCGCGTTTCGTCGAGGTCGTGCCGGGGGTGCGGGTGGTGCAGGCGGTCGACTTCGTCTCCGACGACCCGGCCTACGCCGGCACGATGATCATGACCTGGGCGGTCGCCGCGGCGGAATCCGGGACCCGCGTGGAGATCCGGGCCGACAACGTGCCGGACGGGATCTCGGCCGAGGACCACGCCGTCGGCCTGGCCTCCTCGCTGGCCAACCTCGCCGCCCACGTGGAGAACTAG
- a CDS encoding LysR family transcriptional regulator, with product MDLTLHQMEIFAAVARTRSFTRAADELVLSQPVVSRTIGEMERKLRTPLFVRTTRSVDLTEAGVEFLGVATHVLTSYRRGLDRFAGYQAGERRQITVGVLPSIAAVVLPTVLSGYLEAYPGVQVRLADGTNAEILDLLRDGTADLAITEVGPASADFAVDPFLDDPFVAVLPPGHPLAGPSTLTWADLAAEPFIEFSPDSSIRRLADLGLAQAGVLPLRHLETRTVATAGGMIAAGLGVSAMPELVLPLLAATPVITRPLAEPVITRRIAVHRRADEPCPLAVRRLVERLLA from the coding sequence ATGGATCTCACGCTGCACCAGATGGAGATCTTCGCCGCCGTCGCCCGTACCCGGTCGTTCACCCGGGCCGCCGACGAGCTCGTGCTCAGCCAGCCCGTGGTCAGCCGGACCATCGGCGAGATGGAGCGGAAACTGCGGACACCGCTGTTCGTGCGAACCACCCGATCGGTCGACCTCACCGAGGCGGGCGTGGAGTTCCTCGGCGTCGCCACGCACGTGTTGACCAGCTACCGGCGGGGGCTCGACCGGTTCGCCGGCTACCAGGCCGGGGAGCGGCGGCAGATCACCGTCGGTGTGCTGCCGTCGATCGCCGCCGTCGTGCTGCCGACCGTGCTCAGCGGGTACCTGGAGGCGTATCCCGGCGTGCAGGTGCGGCTGGCCGACGGCACCAACGCCGAGATCCTGGACCTGTTGCGGGACGGCACCGCCGATCTCGCCATCACCGAGGTCGGTCCCGCGTCGGCCGACTTCGCTGTGGATCCCTTCCTGGACGATCCTTTCGTCGCCGTGCTGCCGCCCGGGCATCCCCTCGCCGGCCCGTCCACGCTGACGTGGGCCGATCTCGCCGCCGAGCCGTTCATCGAGTTCAGCCCGGACAGCAGCATCCGCCGGCTGGCCGATCTCGGTCTGGCCCAGGCCGGCGTGCTTCCGTTGCGGCATCTGGAAACCCGCACCGTCGCCACGGCCGGCGGGATGATCGCCGCCGGCCTCGGCGTCAGCGCCATGCCCGAGCTCGTGCTGCCCCTGCTGGCCGCGACGCCCGTGATCACTCGGCCGCTGGCCGAACCCGTGATCACGCGGCGGATCGCCGTGCACCGCCGGGCCGACGAGCCCTGCCCGCTGGCCGTCCGCCGCCTCGTGGAGCGGCTGCTCGCCTAG